Genomic window (Thermodesulfobacteriota bacterium):
AGCGGAATCCGTATACGGCACGCAAAGTAGAAACGGATGTTTCTACATTTTTATTGGATAGTTTTATTCCAAAATATAATTACCCCTAAATCCGGGACCTCGGTCGCCGTCATCAAATCCAGATCGCCATCTAAATCAAAGTCGTATAGGAGTATATTGTCGTCTTTCGCCCCTAATGGGTTAATCGGGTGATAATCCCATTCGCTCGTATATATATCAGTATCTCTTTGTGTTAAGTAATAAACCCCCTTCCCCCTATTCTTTTGGTCTCCTGGTGTAGCTGCAATGTCCAACCTTCCATCAAGATCAATATCACCAACTGCAACGTCTTTTGGAAATCCACCGAACTTCCCAACCGGAATCCTTATTATGTCCCAATTCAGACCACTTTCGTCTAAGCGGAGCGCAATAATGATTTCTGGTGGCTTCTTTGCGGCTATGACGACGTCCTCAATGCCGTTACCATCTATGTCATGAACATCAATCATTCGGACTTCTTTTCGCAAGATGATGTCATGTCTGGGCCAGAGTTCTTGTGTATTACCTGGCCCCGGATTTTCAAACCACGAAACTCCGGCATGCGAGTGGGTCCCGCGATCAGGAACTATGACATCGAAATCGCCGTCGCCTTCCATATCTCTTACGGTAACCCCCATCTCCCAGCGCATATCCTTCTTATCCACTATCGGGGAAAACGTCCATGCATCGAGATTCAAGGGGTCCTCCGGTGATTTAAACCAACCGAAGATTCCTTTATCTCCACCAGCGATAATGTCCGGGCGGCCGTCTAGATCAACATCCACATAAGCAGCGTCATCCCATTCCTGGCGCATACTGTCTGCCACTGAGATGGGGATAACATGTGTTTGCCACATCTCTGGGTTTAAATAATCCTCTTTCCTCGGAGCGACATGAAGATGAATCCCGCCCTTTCCGCAGGAAATAACATCAAAAATACCGTCATTGAAAATGCTTGCAAAAAATGCAAATTCGGGGCTCTCGTTCTCCCCAACGGTTACACAGTCCCAATAATCGCGTACTAGGTCAACAGTGCTACGGCACGCTCGTATTGCATTGCTATCCTGCCACGCTGTTGCGACATTATATGTTCTGTCTGTATCAATGACGAGATCAACCCCGTCAGCTCCGCTTTCACCGCTTGTGAAAAGGTCATCGACATAACTGTATGGCCAGAAATCCTTTTCGTCCGGAAGCGGGACATCCGTTCCGTCGTCCCCTTCAATACAGCCTATAAATAAAAAAAGCAGCACCAACGCTGCTCTACACAGTCTCATCGCTTTCCTCCTTATGAATTTCCGGAATATCGAGGTAATTGGAGATCTTATTGAGAATCCGGACCGCTACTTTTCCCCTCCGTTTACCCCATTTGCCGTGCAGGACATCGAATACCGAGTTGTAATGTTCCTCAATGGCTTCGGCAAGGTCTTTAACAGTCATACCACGCAGCGCGAGTTTGCTCTTGACTACCCGGTCGATCAAAAGTAGTATCCCCTTGTTTTCCAAATTTAATTTGGAATCTCCAGAATTATTATATACAACTCTGTTGTAGTTGTCAAACTTATTTATCAACTGTGTTGATATGAAAGATAGAATACGTTCTGTACGGAATGATGTGGGTAAGACTCAAAAGGAATTTGCGAAAGAGCTTGGTGTTACACATACCTACATAGCGGAAATTGAAGGAGGAAGGAGAGTTCCATCTAATCTTTTTCTCCTTGCAATGGAGTATCGGTTTGGGGTGCGGAAACAATGGATTGAAGAGGGAAAGGGAGAGAAATACATAACGGAGAAGATTCTTTTAACCGATAAAGAGGCTGAATTAATAAAGTCATTTCGAGAAATGCCTGATGAAAGCAAAAAAATATTTGAAGCTCTAATTCATAAATTGAAAAGGGGTTCCTAAAAGCTATTCCATGAAAATTTAGTTTTACGGTTTTATTTCTAACTTTACGATTATATTTATGAAATGATAGTTGCATTCTGGAGACCTCCCTCCCCATAATAAGAAACGGCTTTTTTTGTTAATGAGCTTGTTACGTCATTCAATTACCCGGGTTTGTCAGAAGCTGGCCGCGCCTCTGGAATATTATTTGTTATTTGCCGTCTATGATTCTCTGCTCCAGGCAGAGCTTATGGGGAGGGAGGTTCCCGGAAAGCATTTTTCATCATGCGAACCCCCTTGGGGGCCCCTGCAAAGTTCACAACGTTCACATGTTCACAAACCCTTCATTGAAGCCAATATTCAGGGTTTGCCTAATAACCTGCCACCCCTCAAAAATCCTTATTTAAAGCCATCGGTGAACTTGTGAACATTGTGAACATACAACAAGGTAGGCTGTGGGTTTTAAGACCGGATTCTCGTCTAAAATCCTGCCTCGCTGAACATAGTTGTATCTTTCATTCTGGTTTCTTCCGCAATGCCATACTTTTCATATAATCTCATAAGCTTTGGCTCCTCCGATTTTGGTATTACAAAGCCTTCCCTTGTTTTCTCGGTTTTAAGCTTGAGCTTCTTTCGTATAACGCTGCCTATCCACTTGGGGGTTATCTGCCTTGTGTAATCTTCCGCGTATTTTTCGATAAACTCCCTTGTTATGTCCTTTATAGAAGGCTCTTCATCCGATTCACTAAGGCTCCGAATACACTCAAGCACCTGGGCTTCCATCTCCATCCCGCGC
Coding sequences:
- a CDS encoding VCBS repeat-containing protein; translated protein: MRLCRAALVLLFLFIGCIEGDDGTDVPLPDEKDFWPYSYVDDLFTSGESGADGVDLVIDTDRTYNVATAWQDSNAIRACRSTVDLVRDYWDCVTVGENESPEFAFFASIFNDGIFDVISCGKGGIHLHVAPRKEDYLNPEMWQTHVIPISVADSMRQEWDDAAYVDVDLDGRPDIIAGGDKGIFGWFKSPEDPLNLDAWTFSPIVDKKDMRWEMGVTVRDMEGDGDFDVIVPDRGTHSHAGVSWFENPGPGNTQELWPRHDIILRKEVRMIDVHDIDGNGIEDVVIAAKKPPEIIIALRLDESGLNWDIIRIPVGKFGGFPKDVAVGDIDLDGRLDIAATPGDQKNRGKGVYYLTQRDTDIYTSEWDYHPINPLGAKDDNILLYDFDLDGDLDLMTATEVPDLGVIIFWNKTIQ
- a CDS encoding helix-turn-helix transcriptional regulator, producing MKDRIRSVRNDVGKTQKEFAKELGVTHTYIAEIEGGRRVPSNLFLLAMEYRFGVRKQWIEEGKGEKYITEKILLTDKEAELIKSFREMPDESKKIFEALIHKLKRGS